A genomic region of Megalobrama amblycephala isolate DHTTF-2021 linkage group LG6, ASM1881202v1, whole genome shotgun sequence contains the following coding sequences:
- the tmem41aa gene encoding transmembrane protein 41A-A, with protein MRSLAGLIAVIVTATFYLYLLSSYLPPGPQLPKQDHEEDTAKFNGEDSQSEMETAASRLKFPSDLEELKEMAELLQFYKTEHTGYVLLIFCSAYLYKQAFAIPGSSFLNILAGALFGTWHGLLLACVLTTVGATLCFLLSQAFGKQHIVRLFPDKVAMLQKKVEENRSSLFFFLLFLRFFPMSPNWFLNMTSPILNIPVTLFFMAVFIGLMPYNFICVQTGSMLSHISSLDDLFSWSVVLKLLLIACVALLPGALIRKYSTRHLHLDGLESNGLRQDKKNR; from the exons ATGCGCTCACTTGCTGGACTGATCGCTGTAATAGTGACGGCGAcattttacctttatttattGTCCTCCTATCTCCCCCCTGGACCTCAGCTGCCTAAACAGGACCATGAAGAAGACACGGCAAAATTTAATGGTGAAGACAGCCAAAGTGAAATGGAGACTGCAGCCTCCAG GTTGAAGTTCCCATCAGACCTGGAAGAGCTGAAAGAGATGGCGGAGCTGTTGCAGTTTTATAAAACAGAGCACACAGGATATGTGCTGTTAATCTTCTGCAGTGCCTACCTCTACAAGCAGGCTTTTGCCATACCCGGTTCCTCTTTTTTA AACATCTTGGCTGGGGCCTTGTTTGGGACGTGGCATGGTCTTCTTCTCGCCTGTGTCCTCACCACAGTAGGTGCCACTCTCTGTTTCCTCCTGTCCCAGGCGTTTGGCAAGCAGCACATTGTGAGACTATTCCCTGACAAGGTGGCCATGCTGCAGAAGAAG GTCGAGGAAAACAGAAGTAGCTTGTTCTTTTTTCTGCTGTTCCTGAGATTCTTTCCCATGAGTCCAAACTGGTTCTTAAACATGACCTCCCCAATACTGAATATTCCTGTCACTCTTTTCTTCATGGCTGTCTTCATTG GCCTGATGCCGTACAACTTCATCTGCGTCCAGACGGGTTCAATGCTGTCTCATATCTCCTCTCTGGATGACTTGTTCTCCTGGAGTGTGGTGTTGAAACTGCTCCTTATTGCTTGTGTCGCCCTGCTGCCTGGAGCTCTGATCCGTAAATACAGCACTCGGCATCTCCATCTGGATGGCCTCGAATCAAATGGACTCAGGCAAGACAAGAAGAACCGATAA